The following coding sequences lie in one Myxococcus xanthus genomic window:
- a CDS encoding TMEM165/GDT1 family protein, translating to MLEALVGSFVLVAASEMGDKTQLLAFSLATRFRKPWHVLAGIFVATVANHALASSVGSWVSTHVPAKWMALLLAVLFIGFGLWTLKPDTLDEDGGKPPRFGAFLTTVVLFFLAEMGDKTQLATMAVAARYQAPLTVTLGTTAGMMLSDGLAVFLGDRLAGRVQMSWVRWAAASLFFIFGALSLWTALRMS from the coding sequence ATGTTGGAAGCGCTCGTGGGTTCGTTCGTGTTGGTGGCCGCCAGTGAGATGGGGGACAAGACGCAGTTGCTCGCGTTCTCCCTGGCCACGCGGTTTCGCAAGCCGTGGCATGTGCTGGCGGGCATCTTCGTCGCCACCGTGGCCAATCATGCGCTGGCGTCCAGCGTGGGCAGTTGGGTGTCCACGCACGTGCCGGCGAAGTGGATGGCGCTGCTCCTGGCGGTGCTCTTCATCGGCTTCGGTTTGTGGACGCTCAAGCCGGACACGCTGGATGAAGACGGAGGCAAGCCGCCGCGCTTCGGGGCCTTCCTCACCACGGTGGTGCTCTTCTTCCTCGCGGAGATGGGAGACAAGACGCAACTGGCCACCATGGCGGTGGCGGCGCGCTATCAGGCGCCGTTGACGGTGACCTTGGGCACCACGGCCGGGATGATGTTGTCGGACGGCCTGGCCGTGTTCCTGGGGGACCGGCTCGCTGGGCGGGTGCAGATGAGTTGGGTGCGGTGGGCCGCCGCCAGCCTCTTCTTCATCTTCGGCGCCCTGTCGCTGTGGACGGCGCTCCGGATGTCCTGA
- a CDS encoding lysylphosphatidylglycerol synthase transmembrane domain-containing protein, translating to MKRAVKLLASLLVTFLFMWWAFRDTDWATQLASLKSANYAWLVPYFGCLLAIHVFRTLRWGCLLSGLEQVPFRKLNEASGIGFMMLLVLPFRLGEFARPFLIAQRSGIRRSAAMTSVVLERIVDGLFVAAMLRALLFFVPTETPEIRYVKLGSWLMFAVFGGGLAFLLFGLWQQQRTVKLVRATVGRLAPQVADKVADIVDTFVGAMRQLPKGRQVALFFLYTALYWGVNGAGMSMLANAFDCSGAAPGTVCEPMDLTLFQAYVVLGVLVVGLMIPAAPGMMGTFQAATKVGLSLFLPAAAVNASGLAYANVMWLCQTVQQVGLGLILLSMGHLSFKDIAGKLDDKDGEAAAPSA from the coding sequence GTGAAACGTGCCGTCAAACTCCTGGCCAGCCTCCTGGTCACCTTCCTCTTCATGTGGTGGGCCTTCCGGGACACGGACTGGGCCACGCAGCTGGCCAGCCTGAAGTCGGCCAACTACGCGTGGCTGGTGCCGTACTTCGGCTGCCTGTTGGCCATCCACGTCTTCCGCACCCTGCGCTGGGGCTGCCTTCTGTCGGGCCTGGAGCAGGTCCCGTTCCGAAAGCTGAACGAGGCGTCCGGCATCGGCTTCATGATGCTGCTGGTGCTGCCCTTCCGCCTGGGCGAGTTCGCGCGGCCCTTCCTCATCGCGCAGCGCAGTGGCATCCGCCGCAGCGCGGCCATGACGTCCGTGGTGCTGGAGCGCATCGTGGACGGCCTCTTCGTGGCGGCGATGCTGCGAGCGCTGCTCTTCTTCGTGCCCACGGAGACGCCGGAGATTCGCTACGTCAAGCTGGGCTCGTGGCTGATGTTCGCGGTGTTCGGCGGCGGTCTGGCGTTCCTCCTCTTCGGCCTCTGGCAGCAGCAGCGCACGGTGAAGCTCGTGCGCGCCACGGTGGGCCGGCTGGCGCCGCAGGTGGCGGACAAGGTGGCGGACATCGTCGACACCTTCGTGGGCGCCATGCGGCAGCTGCCGAAGGGGCGGCAGGTCGCGCTCTTCTTCCTCTACACGGCGCTGTACTGGGGCGTGAATGGCGCGGGGATGTCCATGCTGGCCAACGCCTTCGACTGCTCGGGCGCGGCGCCCGGCACCGTCTGCGAGCCCATGGACCTGACGCTCTTCCAGGCCTACGTCGTGCTGGGCGTGCTGGTGGTGGGCCTGATGATTCCCGCGGCGCCGGGGATGATGGGCACCTTCCAGGCGGCCACGAAGGTGGGCCTGAGCCTCTTCCTTCCAGCCGCCGCGGTGAACGCCAGCGGGCTGGCCTACGCCAACGTCATGTGGCTGTGCCAGACGGTGCAGCAGGTGGGCCTGGGCCTCATCCTGCTGTCCATGGGGCACCTGTCGTTCAAGGACATCGCCGGCAAGCTGGACGACAAGGACGGCGAGGCGGCGGCACCCTCCGCCTGA
- a CDS encoding response regulator codes for MSLVLVADDEPAVLEVLSQVVEDLGHDVLRARDGEEALGLARARHPQLVVTDHMMPRLSGVELCRRMKQEAQLKDVPVILLSAVLPQGAPEAFAFLHKPFEITDFESVIHRSLAASPEPRMEHAASPVGALGQWVAQALQGPLDTAREQLRRLECTPSVDRAALDTLAAQLQSIEAVGRHLRELSWLSSGEATLKRIETDVGQHLRDAVAAHGAHVTLDAPDAPVHAQVDPPRIRQVFDVLLANAVRQGAAEVALEVSQTQVTVRVKDVGPGLAAEALAHLFTPFRTDAKGVCGPELYVASELVRLQGGALSVQSRPGQGSTFSLMLPRST; via the coding sequence ATGAGTCTCGTCCTGGTCGCGGACGATGAGCCGGCGGTGTTGGAGGTTCTCAGTCAAGTCGTGGAGGACCTGGGGCACGACGTCTTGAGAGCGCGGGATGGTGAGGAGGCGCTCGGCCTGGCGCGTGCCCGGCATCCTCAACTGGTGGTGACGGACCACATGATGCCGCGGCTGAGCGGCGTGGAGCTCTGTCGCCGGATGAAGCAGGAGGCACAGCTCAAGGACGTGCCCGTCATCCTCCTCAGCGCGGTGCTGCCCCAGGGCGCGCCCGAGGCGTTCGCCTTCCTCCACAAGCCCTTTGAAATCACCGACTTCGAATCGGTCATCCACAGGTCCCTGGCCGCCTCGCCGGAGCCTCGGATGGAGCACGCGGCGTCCCCCGTGGGCGCGCTGGGGCAGTGGGTGGCGCAGGCGCTCCAGGGCCCGCTCGACACGGCCCGCGAGCAGCTTCGCCGGCTGGAATGCACGCCCTCCGTGGACCGCGCGGCGCTGGACACGCTGGCCGCGCAGCTCCAGTCCATCGAAGCCGTGGGCCGTCACCTGCGCGAGCTGTCGTGGCTGTCCTCGGGCGAGGCGACGTTGAAGCGAATCGAGACGGACGTGGGCCAGCACCTGCGCGACGCGGTGGCGGCACATGGCGCACACGTCACGTTGGATGCCCCCGACGCGCCGGTCCACGCGCAGGTGGACCCGCCGCGCATCCGGCAGGTGTTCGACGTGCTGCTGGCGAACGCGGTCCGGCAGGGGGCCGCGGAGGTGGCGCTCGAGGTCTCTCAGACGCAGGTCACGGTGCGCGTGAAGGACGTGGGGCCGGGGCTGGCCGCGGAGGCGCTGGCCCACCTCTTCACGCCCTTCCGGACGGATGCGAAGGGCGTCTGCGGACCGGAGCTGTACGTGGCCTCGGAGCTGGTGCGCCTGCAGGGGGGCGCGCTGTCCGTCCAGTCACGGCCCGGCCAGGGCTCCACGTTCAGCTTGATGCTGCCGCGGAGCACCTGA
- a CDS encoding NAD(P)H-quinone oxidoreductase produces the protein MKVLRITRPGGPEVLAEEERPEPVPGPGEVLVRVRASALNRADLLQLRGHYPAPPDVPPDIPGLEYAGEVVAVGPRARRFQPGDRVMGLVGGGAWSELLVTHEREAIPIPDGMDFADAAAIPEAYLTAFDAVVLQGELKPGETVLVHAVASGVGSAAALICQAMGARVVGTGRNAAKLARVADWGVARTVICDTQPPRFADAVREETGGRGADLCLDLVGGSYVPETLNALAPRGRLMLVGLVAGAATEVNLGTVLTKRLRVTGTVLRSRPLEEKIALAQSAERHLLPLFRSGALRPVVDAVVPRADIRQALERMAGNDSVGKLVVRWA, from the coding sequence ATGAAGGTCCTTCGCATCACCCGCCCTGGGGGCCCCGAGGTCCTCGCCGAGGAAGAACGTCCCGAGCCCGTCCCAGGCCCGGGGGAGGTTCTGGTCCGCGTGCGGGCCTCCGCGCTCAACCGGGCGGACCTTCTGCAGCTTCGTGGTCACTACCCTGCCCCACCAGACGTGCCGCCGGACATTCCCGGCCTGGAGTACGCGGGCGAGGTGGTGGCCGTGGGCCCGCGCGCACGGCGCTTCCAGCCCGGCGACCGCGTCATGGGGTTGGTGGGCGGGGGCGCGTGGTCGGAGCTGCTCGTCACCCACGAGCGCGAGGCGATACCCATCCCCGACGGCATGGACTTCGCTGACGCGGCGGCCATCCCGGAGGCGTACCTCACCGCGTTCGACGCGGTGGTGCTCCAGGGAGAGCTCAAACCCGGTGAGACGGTGCTCGTCCACGCGGTGGCCAGTGGCGTGGGTTCGGCGGCGGCGCTCATCTGCCAGGCCATGGGCGCGCGCGTGGTGGGTACGGGCCGCAACGCGGCGAAGCTGGCGCGCGTGGCCGACTGGGGCGTGGCGCGCACGGTGATCTGTGACACCCAGCCGCCGCGCTTCGCGGACGCGGTGCGCGAGGAGACGGGCGGCCGGGGCGCGGACCTGTGCTTGGACCTGGTGGGCGGCAGCTACGTGCCGGAGACGCTGAACGCCCTGGCGCCCCGAGGGCGGCTGATGCTGGTGGGGCTGGTGGCGGGCGCGGCCACCGAGGTGAACCTGGGCACGGTGCTGACGAAGCGGCTGCGTGTCACCGGCACCGTGCTGCGCAGCCGTCCGCTCGAAGAGAAGATTGCGCTGGCGCAGAGCGCGGAGCGGCATCTGTTGCCGCTGTTCCGCTCGGGGGCGCTGCGGCCCGTGGTAGACGCGGTGGTGCCGCGCGCGGACATCCGGCAGGCGCTGGAGCGCATGGCGGGCAATGACTCGGTGGGCAAGCTGGTGGTGCGGTGGGCGTGA
- a CDS encoding DNA gyrase inhibitor YacG, with the protein MSTLTCPICQKPVPPRTENAAFPFCSKRCRAVDLGRWLGEEYRVPDRQSDEQEDELPADSHPERQRGDA; encoded by the coding sequence ATGAGCACCCTGACGTGTCCCATCTGCCAGAAGCCCGTTCCCCCGCGCACGGAGAACGCTGCTTTTCCCTTCTGCTCCAAGCGTTGCCGCGCCGTGGACCTTGGCCGGTGGCTGGGCGAGGAGTACCGCGTGCCCGACCGGCAGTCGGATGAGCAGGAAGACGAACTGCCCGCCGACAGCCACCCGGAACGCCAGCGCGGCGACGCATGA
- a CDS encoding ribbon-helix-helix domain-containing protein: MQDGSASPLSPEAPSSPAATEVSVDVRGPDADIVSTHVLVPEEQVQKLRELARRTRIHQSEYLREAVDDLLGKYGRGAPKEEGQS; this comes from the coding sequence ATGCAGGATGGAAGCGCCAGTCCCCTGAGCCCCGAGGCTCCGTCGTCCCCGGCGGCCACGGAAGTGTCTGTCGACGTCCGAGGCCCGGACGCCGACATCGTCTCCACCCACGTCCTGGTCCCCGAGGAGCAGGTCCAGAAGCTGCGCGAGCTGGCGCGGCGGACCCGCATCCACCAGAGCGAGTACCTGCGCGAGGCCGTGGATGACCTGCTGGGCAAGTACGGCCGTGGCGCGCCCAAGGAGGAAGGCCAGTCATGA
- a CDS encoding protein kinase domain-containing protein yields the protein MSSVRYQSLGPLLAGEGSRAFLGLALEDGASPRPVVLIWAPQDVVQNPELKATLRRETARALVFEHPHILRVHALAEQDGGLARVTEFADGEPLRRLLEAHPRLPPHFAALVVADAAVGLHYAHVAGNDDGTPFVHGDVRPETLMISFGGLTKVTGYGALGVAPRERGGKRVKNRRLYSAPEQLLGGRDAVNVQSDVFLLGLVLHECLSGKIPFKDAADPDKAVLTRSLPPMAQDVPLKLDAVLRRATAKRAKERYPTALAFREAVVEAVGSLPTHAEFSEFLSKYFPPESEARAARRRVIEAGIAEVMQKAGIAPPAVAEFLARGALPPGLMPAKWPELPGQLHASGASDGSGAQAGSGSAAGGNTQAASAAGSTGQSGSGSAGAQTQSGAGSHAQNGAGAQTQSGAGGQAQSGAGAQSHSSAQTQSNTGGPSQAGAGAQAHSGAGTQHQSGAGTQAPSGSGTQAQSGAGAPAQAGAGAQAHSGAGAQPQSGEGTQTHPGATGTGASAGAAVPTGTMGTGAHAPSTTPPAAQKQSRTWMAFVGVGLALTVGAGAVVLSRLPSNIESELEDAGSTDALPVDAGVTLDAGPVDAGIPMGTLDVTVDPRVEVSIPGQYLGRTPVSAAVPAGRHVLTLSNPVLGIQTTRVITVPAGGRSSQQIFLNKGFANVRAPEGAIVTVDGRLIGAAPIEELDLYEGTHQLLVIVNSSRWQKTFKVEPGQRVTFDVNFEKPEEE from the coding sequence ATGAGTTCCGTCCGTTACCAATCCCTTGGTCCCCTGCTGGCCGGGGAAGGCTCACGTGCCTTCCTCGGACTCGCCCTGGAGGACGGCGCGTCTCCCCGTCCCGTGGTGCTCATCTGGGCACCGCAAGATGTCGTGCAGAACCCCGAGCTGAAGGCGACCCTGCGTCGCGAGACAGCTCGCGCGCTCGTCTTCGAGCATCCGCACATCCTCCGTGTCCACGCCCTGGCCGAGCAGGACGGCGGCCTGGCCCGCGTCACCGAGTTCGCCGACGGCGAGCCCCTGCGTCGCCTGCTGGAGGCCCACCCCCGCCTGCCGCCGCACTTCGCGGCGCTCGTCGTGGCGGATGCCGCCGTGGGTCTGCACTACGCGCACGTCGCCGGCAATGACGACGGCACGCCCTTCGTGCACGGTGACGTCCGGCCCGAGACGCTGATGATTTCCTTCGGTGGTCTGACGAAGGTGACGGGCTACGGCGCGCTCGGCGTGGCTCCGCGTGAGCGCGGTGGCAAGCGCGTGAAGAACCGGCGTTTGTACAGCGCGCCCGAGCAACTCCTCGGTGGACGCGATGCGGTCAACGTCCAGTCGGACGTGTTCCTCCTGGGACTCGTGCTGCACGAGTGCCTCTCCGGGAAGATTCCCTTCAAGGATGCTGCGGACCCGGACAAGGCCGTGCTCACGCGCTCGCTGCCGCCCATGGCGCAGGATGTGCCGCTGAAGCTGGACGCGGTGCTGCGCCGGGCGACGGCGAAGCGGGCCAAGGAGCGGTATCCGACGGCGCTCGCCTTCCGCGAGGCCGTGGTCGAGGCCGTCGGCTCGCTGCCCACGCATGCGGAGTTCTCGGAGTTCCTGTCGAAGTACTTCCCGCCCGAGAGCGAGGCTCGCGCGGCGCGGCGGCGGGTGATTGAAGCGGGCATCGCCGAGGTGATGCAGAAGGCCGGCATCGCTCCGCCCGCCGTGGCGGAGTTCCTCGCGCGCGGCGCCCTGCCCCCGGGATTGATGCCCGCGAAGTGGCCGGAGTTGCCGGGACAGTTGCATGCCTCGGGCGCGTCCGATGGTTCGGGTGCGCAGGCTGGAAGTGGCTCGGCGGCCGGTGGCAACACGCAGGCGGCATCGGCTGCGGGTAGCACGGGGCAGTCGGGCTCCGGTTCGGCGGGGGCCCAGACGCAGTCCGGTGCGGGTAGCCACGCGCAGAATGGCGCGGGTGCACAGACTCAGTCCGGTGCAGGTGGCCAGGCGCAGTCCGGCGCGGGCGCTCAGTCGCATTCAAGCGCACAGACTCAGTCCAATACTGGTGGCCCGTCTCAGGCTGGCGCAGGCGCACAGGCCCACTCCGGCGCGGGCACACAACATCAGTCCGGTGCAGGCACTCAGGCCCCTTCAGGCTCAGGCACACAGGCTCAGTCCGGCGCGGGCGCCCCTGCGCAGGCTGGTGCAGGCGCACAGGCCCACTCCGGCGCGGGCGCACAACCTCAGTCCGGCGAGGGTACTCAGACGCATCCCGGCGCCACGGGCACGGGGGCCTCAGCAGGAGCCGCTGTGCCCACCGGCACGATGGGCACGGGAGCACACGCGCCCTCCACGACGCCTCCCGCCGCGCAGAAGCAGTCGCGCACCTGGATGGCCTTCGTGGGCGTTGGTCTGGCGCTCACGGTAGGCGCGGGGGCCGTCGTGCTCAGCCGGCTGCCCTCCAACATCGAGTCCGAGCTCGAGGACGCGGGAAGCACCGACGCGCTGCCCGTCGACGCCGGCGTGACGCTGGATGCGGGCCCCGTGGACGCCGGCATTCCCATGGGCACGCTCGACGTCACCGTGGACCCGCGCGTGGAGGTCTCGATTCCTGGCCAGTACCTGGGCCGCACACCGGTCTCCGCGGCCGTGCCCGCGGGCCGTCACGTGCTGACGCTCAGCAACCCGGTGCTCGGCATCCAGACGACACGGGTCATCACCGTGCCAGCGGGTGGCCGTTCCTCGCAGCAGATCTTCCTCAACAAGGGCTTCGCGAACGTACGCGCCCCGGAGGGCGCCATCGTCACGGTGGATGGCCGGCTCATCGGTGCCGCGCCCATCGAGGAACTGGACCTGTACGAAGGCACGCACCAGCTCCTGGTCATCGTGAACAGCTCCCGGTGGCAGAAGACGTTCAAGGTGGAGCCGGGCCAGCGCGTCACCTTCGACGTCAACTTCGAGAAGCCCGAAGAGGAGTAA
- a CDS encoding tyrosine-protein phosphatase, whose product MSGFVDLHCHLLPGVDDGARTLEDALEMARALVDLGFSTVAPSPHARPEYAPVEVVDARRAELAEALERERIPLTLGRNAENVLDDAFLRGLSTPQARKLGPGRYVLVELPYTAPVPALPDILFRIRTKGVVPLLAHPERCLEFERKGRAAEAVRAGALLQLDVGALIGRYGGTAKKLSRAFLDDGLYAVGASDLHGPVGARDWVGRSLAELRSRAGDATFARLMRDNPAILLAGESLESDSD is encoded by the coding sequence ATGAGCGGCTTCGTCGACCTGCACTGCCATCTGCTGCCCGGCGTGGATGACGGGGCACGCACGCTGGAAGACGCGCTGGAGATGGCGCGTGCGCTGGTCGACCTCGGCTTCTCCACCGTCGCCCCCAGTCCGCATGCGCGCCCCGAATACGCCCCCGTGGAGGTGGTGGACGCGCGCCGCGCGGAGCTGGCGGAGGCCCTGGAGCGCGAGCGCATCCCCCTGACGTTGGGGCGCAACGCGGAGAACGTGCTCGACGATGCCTTCCTTCGAGGACTCAGCACGCCCCAGGCTCGAAAGTTGGGCCCGGGCCGCTACGTGCTCGTGGAGCTGCCCTACACCGCGCCCGTCCCCGCGCTGCCGGACATCCTCTTCCGCATCCGCACCAAGGGCGTGGTGCCGCTGCTGGCGCATCCCGAGCGCTGCCTGGAGTTCGAGCGAAAGGGCCGCGCCGCGGAGGCCGTTCGAGCTGGGGCACTGTTGCAACTGGATGTCGGTGCGCTCATCGGCCGCTATGGCGGCACGGCGAAGAAGCTGTCCCGCGCCTTCCTGGATGACGGGCTCTACGCGGTGGGCGCCTCGGACCTGCACGGGCCCGTGGGGGCCCGGGACTGGGTGGGACGCTCGCTGGCGGAGCTGAGGAGCAGGGCAGGGGACGCGACCTTCGCCCGTCTCATGAGGGACAATCCCGCGATTTTGTTGGCCGGGGAGTCACTGGAGTCCGACTCGGACTGA
- a CDS encoding trypsin-like peptidase domain-containing protein — translation MKHAVMRWSLLVVALLTSGTASADMARRRDAIVEVVQKVSPAVVYIGTEQEVESRFRGRRSPLEEFFGGMGAEPERQRISGLGSGAIIDPSGIIVTNDHVIRGASAIHVILADGRSFDAEVIGSDAANDLAVLKVNAKEALPIAKLGTSSDLMIGETVVAIGSPFGLSKTVTAGVVSAVGRTFRADNRVYNDFVQTDAAINPGNSGGPLLNVDGEIIGINTAIFGGGAQGIGFAIPADKVRRIVDELTRFGKVRPAWVGIDTADLPPRVARQLGWDRAYGALVTAVEAGSPAAEAGVKRGDVVAELGGSRIQDAEDFDTRVRGYPARSAFPVVLFREGGLRTVQVTPVEFPARMVEGLAWERLGLRVKEIRGGLAVSGVRQGSAAADIGLEPGDIILRVNNQPVTTNDAFREALLTARRGRSVLLLVRRGRYGYHVTLPFEQEAGYRL, via the coding sequence ATGAAGCACGCAGTCATGAGGTGGAGCCTGCTGGTGGTGGCCCTGCTGACCTCGGGCACGGCGAGCGCGGACATGGCGCGGCGACGTGACGCCATCGTCGAGGTCGTGCAGAAGGTCTCCCCCGCCGTCGTCTACATCGGCACCGAGCAGGAGGTGGAGTCACGCTTCCGTGGACGCCGTTCTCCCCTGGAGGAGTTCTTCGGTGGCATGGGCGCGGAGCCGGAGCGCCAGAGAATCTCCGGCCTGGGCAGCGGCGCCATCATCGACCCCAGCGGCATCATCGTCACCAATGACCACGTCATCCGGGGTGCGTCCGCCATCCACGTCATCCTGGCGGATGGCCGCTCGTTCGACGCGGAGGTCATCGGCAGCGACGCGGCGAACGACCTGGCGGTGCTCAAGGTCAACGCCAAGGAGGCCCTGCCCATCGCGAAGCTGGGCACCAGCTCCGACCTGATGATTGGCGAGACGGTGGTCGCCATCGGCAGCCCATTTGGCCTCAGTAAAACCGTCACCGCGGGCGTCGTCTCCGCGGTGGGCCGCACCTTCCGCGCCGACAACCGCGTCTACAACGACTTCGTGCAGACGGACGCCGCCATCAACCCGGGCAACTCGGGCGGCCCGCTGCTCAACGTGGATGGGGAAATCATCGGCATCAACACCGCCATCTTCGGCGGCGGCGCGCAGGGTATCGGCTTCGCGATTCCGGCCGACAAGGTGCGCCGCATCGTCGATGAGCTGACCCGCTTCGGGAAGGTGCGCCCGGCGTGGGTGGGCATCGATACGGCCGACCTGCCTCCCCGCGTCGCCCGGCAGCTCGGGTGGGACCGGGCCTATGGCGCGCTGGTGACGGCGGTGGAGGCCGGTAGCCCGGCAGCCGAAGCCGGCGTGAAGCGAGGGGACGTGGTGGCGGAGCTGGGCGGCTCGCGCATCCAGGACGCCGAGGACTTCGACACCCGCGTGCGCGGCTACCCCGCCCGCTCCGCCTTCCCGGTGGTGCTCTTCCGCGAAGGCGGCCTGCGCACCGTCCAGGTGACGCCGGTGGAGTTCCCCGCTCGCATGGTCGAGGGGCTGGCATGGGAGCGGCTGGGACTCCGTGTGAAGGAGATTCGCGGCGGGCTGGCCGTGTCCGGCGTGCGCCAGGGCTCGGCGGCTGCGGACATCGGGCTGGAGCCCGGAGACATCATCCTCCGAGTGAACAACCAGCCCGTGACGACGAACGACGCCTTCCGGGAGGCCCTGCTCACCGCGCGACGGGGACGTAGCGTGCTGTTGCTCGTGCGGCGCGGGCGCTACGGCTACCACGTGACGCTGCCCTTCGAGCAGGAAGCAGGCTACCGGCTGTAG
- the speB gene encoding agmatinase — protein MATHFDPSAAAQPDSGVFGLPHSPEEAHVVLIPVPFEATTSYGGGTSEGPTAVLEASRQVDLFDVETGRPYERGIAMLPEPQELRDWNTRAKERAQVVIEAGGIHSGEAALIQAAQDVNVLCDQMNEHVYRTTKHWLDQGKRVAAVGGDHSISYGIIRAHAEKYPGMGVLHLDAHADLRVAYEGFTWSHASIMYNVAERIPGVKTLVQVGLRDMSAEEHQYIADSNGRVHGFFDAALQNKRFDGVPWNRQVDEMVALLPKQVYLSFDIDGLDPVLCPHTGTPVPGGLSFSEAVALIAGVVRSGRTIVGFDLTEVAPDPEGGEWDGNVGARLLYKMIGWMLKSQQA, from the coding sequence ATGGCTACCCACTTCGACCCCAGCGCCGCCGCCCAGCCGGACTCCGGCGTGTTCGGCCTCCCCCACTCCCCGGAAGAGGCGCACGTCGTCCTCATCCCCGTTCCCTTCGAGGCCACCACCAGTTACGGCGGTGGCACGTCCGAGGGGCCGACCGCCGTCCTGGAAGCCAGCCGGCAGGTCGACCTCTTCGACGTGGAGACGGGTCGCCCCTACGAGCGTGGCATCGCCATGCTCCCCGAGCCCCAGGAGCTGCGCGACTGGAACACCCGCGCCAAGGAGCGCGCCCAGGTCGTCATCGAGGCCGGTGGCATCCACTCCGGCGAGGCCGCGCTGATTCAGGCCGCGCAGGACGTGAATGTCCTCTGCGACCAGATGAACGAGCACGTCTACCGCACCACCAAGCACTGGTTGGACCAGGGCAAGCGCGTGGCCGCGGTGGGCGGTGACCACTCCATCTCCTACGGCATCATCCGCGCGCACGCGGAGAAGTACCCTGGCATGGGCGTGCTGCACCTGGACGCGCACGCCGACCTGCGCGTGGCCTACGAGGGCTTCACCTGGTCCCACGCGTCCATCATGTACAACGTCGCGGAGCGCATCCCCGGCGTGAAGACGCTGGTCCAGGTGGGCCTGCGCGACATGAGCGCGGAGGAGCACCAGTACATCGCGGACTCCAACGGCCGCGTGCACGGCTTCTTCGACGCCGCCCTCCAGAACAAGCGCTTCGACGGCGTGCCCTGGAACCGGCAGGTGGATGAGATGGTCGCCCTGCTCCCGAAGCAGGTCTACCTGTCCTTCGACATCGACGGGCTGGACCCCGTGCTCTGCCCCCACACGGGCACCCCGGTGCCCGGTGGACTGTCCTTCTCCGAGGCAGTGGCCCTCATCGCCGGTGTGGTCCGCTCCGGGCGTACCATCGTGGGCTTCGACCTCACCGAGGTGGCCCCCGACCCCGAGGGCGGCGAGTGGGACGGCAACGTCGGCGCCCGGCTCCTGTACAAGATGATTGGCTGGATGCTGAAGTCGCAGCAGGCCTGA
- a CDS encoding ankyrin repeat domain-containing protein, whose translation MTEQQQELEKRIRQIDDLHYIQTYHRVEMPEAEYRQSLAKAERKNAEVVAQIRALLASGVSLDFKTINGHSPMMIAVTQNNVDVIQLLMEYGADIRAGSSYEFPIHRAAEFGSDRVVRFFIEQGIDARLKTEGGRSVLSVARASRHSKNVGPLLVELLKKTKDQRGSPPKKMKELSEERVTQYLSGDAPAGVSPRTWVQLRAFMESVFVEEYSVTIDQLYAGISEHGNTNAPLVFATIDLIRRVSTRAPASKTLKKVSKNPFVHHGDLVVEGPLKVLSLLVTGNLTVKGKASNVQGCQLFVGGDFECDTFQTEGPVIIGGNLKASVVDAYYNDYSLDVRGVLTADRLVIEKHQVLAGRFDVKERIEK comes from the coding sequence ATGACGGAGCAGCAGCAGGAACTCGAAAAGCGCATCCGGCAGATCGACGACCTCCACTACATCCAGACCTACCACCGGGTCGAAATGCCGGAGGCCGAGTACCGGCAGAGCCTGGCCAAGGCGGAGCGCAAGAACGCCGAGGTGGTCGCTCAAATCCGGGCGCTGCTCGCCAGCGGCGTCAGCCTGGACTTCAAGACCATCAACGGGCACTCGCCGATGATGATCGCCGTCACCCAGAACAACGTCGACGTCATCCAGTTGCTCATGGAGTACGGCGCCGACATCCGGGCGGGCTCGAGCTACGAGTTCCCGATACACCGCGCCGCGGAGTTTGGCTCCGACCGCGTCGTGCGGTTCTTCATCGAACAGGGCATCGACGCTCGGCTGAAGACGGAGGGTGGCAGGTCGGTGCTCTCCGTCGCCCGCGCCTCGCGGCACAGCAAGAACGTGGGCCCCCTGCTCGTGGAGCTCCTGAAGAAGACCAAGGACCAGCGGGGCTCTCCGCCCAAGAAGATGAAGGAGCTCTCCGAGGAGCGCGTCACCCAATACCTGTCAGGGGATGCGCCCGCGGGGGTCAGCCCTCGAACGTGGGTGCAGCTCCGCGCGTTCATGGAGAGCGTCTTCGTCGAGGAGTACTCGGTCACCATCGACCAGCTCTACGCCGGCATCTCGGAGCACGGCAACACGAACGCCCCGCTCGTCTTCGCCACCATCGACCTCATCCGGCGGGTGTCCACGCGGGCCCCCGCGAGCAAGACGCTCAAGAAGGTGTCCAAGAACCCCTTCGTCCACCACGGCGACCTGGTGGTGGAGGGCCCCCTGAAGGTGCTGTCGCTCCTGGTGACGGGGAACCTGACGGTGAAGGGCAAGGCGTCCAACGTCCAGGGGTGCCAGCTCTTCGTGGGCGGCGACTTCGAATGCGACACCTTCCAGACCGAGGGCCCCGTCATCATCGGAGGGAACCTCAAGGCCTCTGTCGTGGACGCCTACTACAACGACTACAGCCTGGACGTCCGGGGCGTGCTGACGGCGGACCGGCTGGTGATTGAGAAACATCAGGTGCTGGCCGGGCGTTTCGACGTCAAGGAACGCATCGAGAAGTAA